The Tamandua tetradactyla isolate mTamTet1 chromosome 18, mTamTet1.pri, whole genome shotgun sequence genome contains a region encoding:
- the LOC143662519 gene encoding uncharacterized protein LOC143662519, whose translation MAQNSTAQKHGICWLSELAKNPPQSSGMKHFQYKKRESLKACSDEVARISEETERKRDPGRSQENVLFWKARKLNCHNPYITQPSSRGKTLSPCERIQMLLKLCKNNILATVLLNLRLLLSN comes from the exons CACAGCACAGAAACATGGTATTTGTTGGTTGAGTGAATTGGCAAAGAACCCACCACAATCTTCAGGAATGAAACATTTccaatacaaaaaaagagaaagtttaaaG GCCTGCAGTGATGAGGTGGCCAGAATATCagaggaaactgaaagaaaaagagatccAGGACGAAGtcaggaaaatgttttattttggaagGCAAGAAAG cTGAATTGCCATAACCCCTATATCACACAGCCAAGTTCAAGAGGAAAAACATTAAGTCCATGTGAAAGAATTCAGATGCTTctgaaattatgtaaaaataaCATCCTTGCCACAGTGTTATTGAATTTGAGACTTCTTCTTAGCAATTGA